In one Salvia splendens isolate huo1 unplaced genomic scaffold, SspV2 ctg415, whole genome shotgun sequence genomic region, the following are encoded:
- the LOC121790121 gene encoding alpha carbonic anhydrase 7-like — protein sequence MGSIRSSSVHRFTTCLIGFSLLMAIHSENRDGEVDNEHEFSYLKNSSKGTEHWGSLKEEWKLCSIGNFQSPINIIKKRVMVSSQIGKLRRNYRPALAVLRNRGHDIMVEWNRYAGSVHLSDNKYDLVQCHWHTPSEHTLGGRRYDMELLYGP from the exons ATGGGCAGCATCAGGAGCAGCTCCGTTCATCGTTTCACTACATGTCTCATTGGCTTTTCCCTTCTCATGGCCATCCATTCTGAAAATCGAGATGGTGAAGTTG ATAATGAacatgaattttcatatttgaAGAATTCTTCAAAAGGAACAGAACACTGGGGAAGTCTCAAAGAAGAATGGAAATTATGTTCAATTGGAAATTTCCAATCCCCAATCAATATTATCAAGAAAAGAGTTATGGTTTCATCTCAAATAGGGAAATTGAGAAGAAACTATAGACCAGCTCTTGCTGTATTAAGGAATAGAGGACATGACATCATG GTTGAATGGAATAGATATGCCGGGAGCGTACATCTCAGTGACAACAAGTATGATTTAGTACAGTGTCATTGGCACACGCCTTCTGAACATACGCTCGGAGGACGAAG GTACGACATGGAACTGCTATATGGTCCATAG